One window of the Acidobacteriota bacterium genome contains the following:
- a CDS encoding FAD-binding oxidoreductase, with product MANLVALTPATPDPSTLPPSSHDSSKHKSFRQSRELEHALRDVIKGEVRFGDGDRALYASDGSNYRQIPIGIVIPRYIEDAIATMRLCRMHGAPVLSRGGGTSLCGQCCNFAVILDFSKYCNQILELNHREKYVRVQPGIVLDKVRSAAEKYNLTFGPDPATHTHCTLGGMIGNNSCGVHALMAGKTDENVLELDVLTYDGLHLKVGQSSEAELESVIREGGRRGEIYAGLKRLRDKYANLIRERYPNIPRRVSGFNLNELLPENNFNVARALVGTEGTCVMVLEAKLRLVYSPPSRTLVVLGYSDVYAAGDHVSEVLEFKPIGLEGIDDRLVGYMKRKGLNVNDLPLLPEGKGFLLVEFGGENKAEADAKARQMMARLKTHPGAPSMKLYDDTREEKMVWEIRESGLGATAFVPGEPVAWEGWEDSAVPPDKVGSYLCDLRRLFEKHGYECSLYGHFGQGCIHTRINFDFRTVEGIRNYRAFIEEATDLVVSYGGSISGEHGDGQSKAEMLPKMFGPELVQAFREFKSIWDPQNKMNPDKVVNPFPIDENLRLGTDFRPWEPKTHFKFPEDEGHFWHGTMRCVGVGKCRRHEEGVMCPSYMVTLEEKHSTRGRAHLLFEMLQREELKDGWQDENVKEALDLCLSCKGCKSDCPVNVDMATYKAEFMSHYYEAHKRPLSAEAFGHIDRWAALASLAPNIANFFSQTPGLSDLMKAALDVPKQRELPRFSPQTFRSWFASRKADRSPGPQVILWTDTFNNYFHAATARAAVDVLEHLGWRVRIPAENLCCGRPLYDFGMLDDARVYLKRILRTLERDIQAGYPIVVLEPSCASVFKEELKNLLPEEPLTEKLAGQTMLLSEFIQKKASEFRFPQLQRKAIVQAHCHHKSIFKTAAEEQVLKRLGIKAEVLDSGCCGMAGPFGFEASKYQVSQACAERVLLPAVREAAEDEVVIADGFSCREQIRQNTERYPLHLAQVLQMALKDEFPKKGKAENVVLKRLKTDAMIGKLKATFLLATALGTAGFVTWAFLGQRSRSST from the coding sequence ATGGCCAATCTCGTCGCACTCACACCGGCTACACCGGATCCTTCAACTCTCCCTCCGAGCTCACATGATTCTTCCAAACACAAATCCTTTCGCCAGTCACGTGAACTCGAGCATGCGCTTCGTGACGTGATCAAAGGAGAGGTCCGATTCGGCGATGGAGATCGTGCGCTCTACGCGAGCGACGGATCCAATTATCGGCAGATTCCAATTGGCATTGTTATTCCACGATATATCGAGGATGCAATCGCTACGATGCGGCTTTGCCGCATGCATGGAGCGCCTGTTCTCTCGCGAGGGGGTGGCACAAGCCTTTGTGGTCAGTGCTGCAACTTTGCCGTGATCCTCGATTTTTCCAAGTACTGCAATCAGATTCTCGAGCTCAACCATCGCGAGAAGTATGTCCGCGTGCAGCCGGGCATCGTCCTCGATAAGGTGCGCTCCGCGGCAGAGAAGTACAACCTAACCTTCGGTCCCGATCCGGCAACGCACACACATTGCACTCTGGGAGGAATGATCGGCAATAACTCCTGTGGCGTGCACGCGTTGATGGCCGGAAAAACCGACGAGAACGTACTTGAGCTGGACGTGCTTACCTATGACGGGCTCCACTTGAAAGTTGGACAAAGCAGCGAAGCCGAATTGGAAAGCGTCATTCGCGAAGGTGGCCGTCGCGGCGAGATCTACGCTGGTCTCAAACGACTTAGGGATAAATACGCAAATCTAATTCGTGAACGATATCCAAACATCCCACGCCGGGTATCAGGTTTCAATCTGAACGAACTTCTGCCCGAGAACAATTTCAATGTTGCCCGAGCTTTGGTGGGCACAGAAGGCACATGCGTGATGGTGTTGGAAGCTAAGCTCCGCCTGGTGTATTCGCCACCCTCCAGGACGCTCGTCGTGCTCGGGTATTCGGACGTGTACGCGGCTGGTGATCATGTATCCGAGGTTCTCGAGTTCAAGCCCATCGGGCTGGAAGGAATCGACGATCGCCTCGTCGGTTACATGAAGCGAAAAGGTTTAAACGTAAACGACCTCCCTCTTTTGCCCGAAGGCAAGGGATTCTTGCTAGTGGAATTTGGTGGCGAAAACAAAGCCGAAGCAGACGCCAAGGCACGCCAAATGATGGCGCGTTTGAAGACCCATCCCGGCGCTCCGTCTATGAAGCTTTACGACGATACACGCGAAGAAAAAATGGTATGGGAGATTCGGGAATCCGGACTCGGCGCTACTGCCTTTGTGCCAGGAGAGCCGGTTGCATGGGAGGGTTGGGAGGATTCTGCAGTGCCTCCCGATAAGGTTGGGAGCTACCTGTGCGACTTGCGCCGGTTGTTTGAGAAGCATGGCTACGAGTGCTCTCTCTACGGACATTTTGGTCAAGGTTGCATTCATACTCGCATCAACTTCGACTTCCGAACCGTCGAGGGCATTCGCAACTACCGCGCATTCATCGAAGAAGCTACCGATCTGGTTGTGAGCTATGGAGGCTCGATCTCAGGCGAGCATGGCGACGGTCAATCTAAGGCTGAAATGCTGCCGAAAATGTTCGGTCCCGAACTGGTACAGGCGTTCCGGGAGTTCAAGTCGATCTGGGATCCTCAGAACAAGATGAACCCGGACAAAGTCGTTAATCCGTTCCCGATTGACGAGAATCTGCGCCTTGGAACGGACTTCCGGCCGTGGGAACCGAAGACTCATTTCAAGTTTCCTGAAGACGAAGGTCATTTCTGGCACGGCACGATGCGTTGCGTCGGTGTTGGCAAATGCAGGCGGCATGAGGAAGGAGTGATGTGCCCGAGCTACATGGTCACGCTCGAAGAGAAGCACTCGACGCGCGGCCGCGCCCATCTTCTTTTTGAGATGTTGCAGCGCGAGGAGCTCAAAGACGGGTGGCAGGACGAAAACGTCAAAGAAGCTCTCGACCTTTGCCTGAGCTGCAAGGGATGCAAGAGCGATTGTCCAGTCAACGTGGACATGGCTACGTACAAAGCTGAGTTCATGTCCCACTACTACGAGGCGCACAAGCGACCACTTAGCGCAGAGGCTTTCGGTCATATTGACCGCTGGGCAGCACTGGCTTCCCTGGCACCAAACATTGCAAATTTCTTCAGTCAGACACCGGGATTGAGTGATCTGATGAAAGCGGCGCTGGATGTTCCGAAGCAGCGCGAGCTACCACGGTTTTCGCCGCAGACATTTCGCAGTTGGTTTGCGAGCCGCAAAGCCGATCGTTCTCCCGGCCCGCAAGTGATTCTCTGGACCGATACGTTCAACAACTATTTCCACGCCGCCACCGCGCGTGCCGCGGTTGACGTCCTGGAGCATCTTGGATGGCGCGTGCGGATCCCGGCAGAAAACCTTTGCTGCGGGCGTCCCTTATATGACTTCGGCATGCTGGACGATGCCAGGGTGTATCTGAAGCGGATTCTGCGCACTCTCGAGCGTGATATCCAGGCGGGTTATCCCATTGTGGTACTTGAGCCGAGTTGCGCATCCGTCTTCAAAGAAGAACTCAAGAATCTTTTGCCCGAAGAGCCGCTGACTGAGAAACTCGCTGGACAAACCATGTTGCTGAGCGAGTTCATTCAGAAGAAAGCCTCAGAATTCCGTTTCCCGCAATTGCAGCGCAAGGCGATCGTCCAGGCGCACTGTCATCACAAATCAATTTTCAAGACTGCGGCTGAAGAGCAAGTTCTCAAACGCCTTGGAATCAAGGCCGAGGTCTTGGATTCGGGCTGCTGCGGTATGGCCGGTCCATTCGGATTTGAAGCCTCTAAATACCAGGTCTCGCAAGCCTGCGCGGAGAGAGTCTTGTTGCCGGCAGTACGCGAAGCAGCCGAAGACGAAGTCGTGATCGCCGACGGCTTCAGTTGCCGGGAACAGATTCGTCAGAATACAGAGCGTTACCCGCTTCACTTGGCTCAAGTGTTGCAGATGGCCCTGAAGGACGAATTTCCCAAAAAGGGCAAAGCAGAGAATGTGGTCCTGAAACGACTCAAGACAGATGCGATGATTGGAAAGCTCAAAGCGACTTTCCTGCTGGCGACCGCTCTGGGAACAGCTGGGTTCGTGACGTGGGCGTTCCTCGGTCAGCGCAGTCGAAGCTCCACCTGA
- a CDS encoding alpha/beta hydrolase, producing MYIRSDDIQLYYEKLGAGFPVVLLHPFPVHHEFWKPITARLSSRYQLLLPDLRAHGLSDVGNGTATMAKHAEDLKHLLDAEQLVRAVFVGVSIGGYILFEFWRKHRGRVQALVLSSTRAEADTEQGRANRLKSIEDSRLHGTAPFLDAQMQVLIGESTRRNHPEIAAQARRMMEKMTVSGFVAVQLGMAERPDSVADLRDIDVETLVIAGEEDTLTPLANAQVIQQHIGAARLSVIPKGGHYAAFENPTEFARVLRQFLDGLKLS from the coding sequence ATGTACATTCGCAGCGATGATATCCAGCTCTACTATGAAAAGTTGGGCGCTGGTTTTCCAGTCGTTCTGCTCCATCCTTTTCCTGTCCATCACGAATTCTGGAAACCAATTACAGCGAGGCTCTCGTCTCGATATCAACTCCTTCTTCCGGATTTGCGCGCTCACGGCCTTTCCGATGTGGGGAACGGAACCGCGACTATGGCCAAACACGCAGAGGACCTGAAGCACCTGCTCGATGCGGAACAGCTTGTGAGAGCCGTCTTCGTGGGTGTCTCGATCGGTGGATACATTCTCTTCGAGTTCTGGCGAAAGCACCGCGGAAGGGTGCAGGCGCTGGTGCTGTCAAGTACGCGCGCGGAAGCTGATACCGAACAGGGAAGAGCGAATCGGCTGAAATCGATCGAAGACTCTCGTCTACACGGCACAGCGCCATTTCTCGATGCGCAGATGCAGGTTCTGATTGGCGAGAGCACGCGGCGAAATCATCCTGAGATTGCCGCACAAGCTCGCAGGATGATGGAAAAGATGACAGTCAGCGGCTTTGTTGCAGTTCAGCTAGGGATGGCTGAACGGCCCGATTCGGTTGCTGACTTGCGTGACATCGATGTCGAGACGCTGGTGATTGCCGGTGAGGAAGACACGCTCACTCCCCTGGCAAACGCCCAAGTCATTCAGCAGCACATTGGTGCAGCCAGATTGTCGGTGATCCCTAAAGGGGGACACTATGCTGCCTTCGAGAACCCCACTGAGTTTGCACGAGTCCTAAGGCAATTTCTCGACGGCCTCAAGCTGAGCTAG
- the aroA gene encoding 3-phosphoshikimate 1-carboxyvinyltransferase yields the protein MKDVIIKPARNLVGSIRLPGDKSISHRYAMLAALAEGTTRLRNFSSGGDCASTLNCLRSLGVNVARANGEITITSHGGELQAPHNPLDCGNSGSTMRMLSGILAGQPFAAEMIGDESLSRRPMRRVIEPLTQMGAIISSEDGHAPLHIKGGKLRSIDYKPQVASAQVKSSVLFAGLFSNGETSVEEPVRTRDHGEMALRAFGAKISRDKNRVSISGGQQLKAIEAAVPGDISSAAFFLCAAALFPESNLVIDSLLLNPTRAVLLDVLTCLGARVRMVQVEEQHGELMGTVAVEAGSLKGIALAGAQSAALIDEIPVLAAIAPYTRDGLVVHDARELRVKESDRIAAVARNLRAMGATVTEHEDGLTVPGGQRPHGAEIDSEHDHRIAMAFAIAALRAEGDTLIHGADAAQISFPEFFEMLEGVLER from the coding sequence ATGAAAGATGTCATCATCAAGCCAGCAAGGAATCTTGTTGGATCGATACGCCTTCCGGGCGACAAGAGCATCTCGCATCGCTATGCAATGCTCGCCGCGCTCGCAGAGGGCACGACTCGGTTACGCAATTTTTCGAGTGGAGGGGATTGTGCCAGCACGCTCAATTGTTTGCGCTCGCTTGGGGTAAACGTAGCGAGAGCGAATGGCGAGATCACGATTACCAGCCATGGCGGCGAACTGCAGGCTCCACACAATCCGCTTGATTGCGGAAACTCCGGCTCAACCATGCGAATGCTTTCGGGCATTCTGGCCGGCCAACCCTTCGCTGCTGAAATGATCGGAGACGAATCTCTTTCCCGCCGACCGATGCGTCGCGTTATCGAGCCGCTTACGCAGATGGGCGCCATTATTTCTTCAGAGGATGGCCACGCGCCTTTGCATATTAAAGGCGGTAAGCTGCGCAGCATCGATTACAAACCTCAGGTTGCCAGCGCCCAAGTCAAAAGCTCCGTCCTGTTTGCCGGGCTATTCAGCAATGGGGAGACCAGCGTTGAAGAGCCCGTTCGCACACGCGACCACGGAGAGATGGCACTGCGCGCTTTCGGCGCGAAGATCTCACGCGACAAAAATCGCGTGAGCATAAGCGGTGGCCAGCAGCTGAAAGCCATCGAGGCTGCTGTTCCCGGGGATATATCCTCGGCTGCGTTCTTTCTTTGCGCCGCAGCGCTGTTTCCTGAAAGCAATCTCGTCATCGACTCATTGTTGTTGAATCCAACTCGTGCTGTGCTTCTGGACGTGCTTACCTGCTTGGGAGCTCGCGTGCGCATGGTTCAAGTAGAAGAGCAGCATGGGGAACTGATGGGCACTGTCGCTGTTGAGGCTGGCTCGCTGAAAGGCATCGCTCTCGCCGGAGCACAGTCCGCGGCGCTGATCGACGAGATTCCGGTCCTGGCAGCAATCGCTCCCTACACGCGCGACGGTCTAGTGGTGCATGACGCGCGGGAACTTCGGGTGAAGGAGTCCGATCGCATCGCTGCCGTAGCTCGCAATCTGCGAGCCATGGGGGCAACGGTGACCGAGCACGAAGATGGCTTAACTGTTCCGGGAGGGCAGCGGCCGCATGGCGCTGAGATTGATTCTGAGCACGATCATCGCATTGCCATGGCATTCGCCATTGCGGCACTTAGAGCTGAAGGAGATACCTTGATCCACGGCGCCGACGCAGCACAGATATCGTTTCCGGAATTCTTTGAAATGCTGGAAGGCGTGCTCGAACGATAG
- a CDS encoding peptidase M48, with protein sequence MSHCFPPVRHEISYSLLIVGLQWIVANVVLREVVPMVFPGGVSSAKVVGLVVVLLSSLISLPLLCQTVPPQAVPNAVPELVVESNPDFSGWTLPIIRNPLQADPRLIAAFMRPWLLSGRFLSFNEDAKSTRSLPQAKSYKLTPDPFNWSAISDSPDSDNFVYLPELPRPGHPNTAQRMAAEPPHHVPAAMPAKYDTAQIGNRPVGQGINFFSIEKEIALGRELSAQVEQSARLLTDAEITEYVNRKAQLLVQHSDCKVPFVVKIVDDDEVNAFALPGGFFYVNTGLILAADDEAELASVMAHEIAHVCARHATKNLTRGEISQYISLPLIFLGGPVGLAVRQISSFAMPLSFLKFSRDAEREADLLGMQYQYAAGYDPTAFVDFFEKLEGEEKEPHNFVARAFMTHPMTDDRVRRAEHMLENLPDRDSYITDTSEFDQVRDRLSKLTRGRALNGGKRPHPTLRRRTGTQ encoded by the coding sequence ATGAGCCATTGCTTCCCTCCAGTTCGGCATGAGATCTCATATTCCCTCTTGATTGTGGGCCTACAATGGATCGTTGCAAATGTAGTCCTTCGGGAAGTGGTCCCTATGGTTTTCCCTGGTGGCGTGTCTTCTGCAAAAGTCGTTGGGCTGGTTGTTGTTTTATTGTCCTCTCTCATTTCTCTCCCGCTTCTCTGCCAGACAGTGCCGCCGCAAGCGGTTCCCAACGCCGTGCCCGAACTGGTTGTCGAAAGCAACCCTGATTTCTCAGGTTGGACTCTGCCGATAATTCGCAACCCTTTGCAGGCTGACCCGCGCCTAATTGCAGCCTTCATGCGCCCCTGGCTCCTCAGCGGCAGGTTTCTGAGCTTCAATGAAGATGCAAAGAGTACGCGGAGCTTACCGCAGGCAAAGTCGTATAAACTCACTCCGGATCCCTTCAACTGGTCGGCCATTTCGGATTCTCCAGACTCGGACAACTTCGTTTATCTTCCCGAACTGCCGCGTCCTGGTCATCCGAATACGGCGCAACGTATGGCCGCTGAACCGCCGCATCATGTGCCTGCCGCCATGCCGGCGAAGTACGACACTGCCCAAATTGGGAATCGTCCGGTAGGGCAAGGCATTAACTTCTTCTCAATCGAGAAAGAGATTGCGCTGGGCAGGGAGTTGTCGGCCCAGGTGGAACAAAGCGCGCGGTTGCTGACCGACGCGGAGATCACTGAATATGTGAACCGCAAGGCACAACTGCTGGTCCAGCATTCTGATTGCAAAGTTCCGTTCGTCGTGAAGATCGTTGACGACGATGAGGTGAATGCCTTCGCCCTCCCCGGCGGATTCTTCTACGTCAATACCGGCCTGATTTTGGCTGCTGACGATGAAGCAGAACTTGCCAGCGTGATGGCACACGAAATCGCCCACGTGTGCGCCCGGCACGCCACGAAGAATCTAACACGCGGAGAGATCTCACAGTACATTTCCTTGCCTCTGATATTTCTCGGCGGACCGGTCGGACTTGCGGTGCGCCAGATCTCCAGCTTTGCTATGCCTCTTTCCTTCCTAAAGTTCAGCCGCGATGCGGAACGCGAAGCGGACTTGCTGGGCATGCAGTATCAATATGCTGCGGGATATGATCCCACTGCCTTCGTGGATTTTTTCGAGAAGCTCGAGGGGGAAGAGAAGGAGCCCCACAACTTTGTTGCCCGCGCCTTCATGACGCATCCGATGACTGACGATCGTGTTCGTCGAGCGGAGCACATGCTCGAAAATCTTCCTGACCGGGACAGCTACATCACGGATACGAGTGAATTCGATCAGGTTCGCGATCGCCTCTCCAAACTCACACGTGGACGAGCACTGAACGGAGGCAAGCGTCCACATCCAACACTACGACGGAGAACCGGAACGCAGTAG